GTCCTCTGGAATCATCAGATGACAATGAACGAGGAAAAGTTGgggaagagaaaacagagtAGATGGGAGGAAACAAGTACTTATTGAGCTCACCGTGCACACTGGTTGGTCTTTGGGTTCTTACAGAAGCGGCATTCTCTACACTGGGGCATGGGTAATGGGATAACTTTGTCtcctgaaagacaaaaacaataatgCCATGTGACAGTCAGAAGTGAAATTTAGGTCATTTACCATGAGGAAAATACTCATCCTGCAGAAAATCGACATTTCTAATTTGTCTTATTGAGAGCACAAGAGGATGCTACACAGAAGTGGTGGTTTGCCAATAGCTGTGTTATTGTTAACTTCCACTTTCCAAAACCGGAAACTGGAAAACATACAGCAAAATGGATAAATTTAATAGTTTCTGCATACTATTATGAAAGCCACTTTGCAGTATGCATTGCCAGCTAGCTTCCTGAAATTCCATCAACCGTGGGCAGTAGGTTGAATGGCAGCGCCAACACCTAAGTCAGGACGTGGTTAGGTCTCCCTTGCTGCTTCTCAGACCCAGGACTCTTTGGCaagaacacactgcagcttccGCTCCGCTCATGTTCTGTTTCAAAACCTCCAAAAAGCAAAGGAAGACCATGGTCATGGAGGAAGTCTCCCGAGCAAGAGCGCTACCTTGTCAAGGCCGTGTCCCACAGCAAACAGAGAGCGTGGACCCAATGGGAGGACACTATCTACAGGGTCATAACCTGGGGGGACATTTGGCGACCCCTGCAAGCATGACTCAGTTTCACAGTGAGTGCAGCATATGATACCCTTCCTTGTCTGCAAAACCTCTCTCAGTGGTTTGGGAGCAAAGACAGGTGCCCCCTGTGTGGGAAAAGCAAGGCAGGCCTCCAGCACATCCTGTCATCATGTGAAGTTGCACTGGCTCAGGGGCGCTTGACATGGCTGCGCAGCCAGGTCCTGAGGAAGCTGGTGGAGCTGTTGGAGAGGTGCAGGGGAGCTGCAAACAACTCCTCAGGCAGCCAAACACCAAGCATTCCCTTCGTCAGACAAGGAGAGATCAATGGAAAGGGGCAGTTGGTCTTCCCAACAGAGATCATGCAGAGAACCCTAACACCAGACATCGTGATGTGGTCCACAACTGCCAAGAAGGTCCTCATCATTGAGATGACTGTTCCCTGGGAGGAGGGAATACCAGCTGTGCACGAGTTCAAGTGGCTCAAGTACACAACTCTGGCTGCAGAGTGCAGAGGGGCGGGCTGGAAGTCGGTTGCAGGGGCTTTGTGGGAAGGTCAGCGATCCCACTTCCCCATGCTGCTGGAACGACAGGCACAAGTCTGCAGAGGGCCATCAGGGAGctagcagaggaggcagagagagagctaGCTACTGGTTGTGGCTACGGAGGAGGGACAATTTATGGGGCCAGACACCCCTATAAGGTCAGCTGCAGGGAGTGGCAGGGAGCTGTCCCTAAACAACCACTGCCCCCCACCTGGAGATTTACTGGCTAGGGGGCGAAACATCAGTGACAGTAGGCACCAGCTGATGACCCTGCAGCTGACCCTGCAGTGCACCGGAGGAGGTGTGGCAGGCAAAATGCTGAGCAGCTGGACCACCATCTACAACCTGTACGACACAATGCAGTATAGAGTATATGGTCCATACTGCACACTGTGATTGTTGGTAGTATGTCATAAGTGGCTCCAAATACAGCCACTGACTAAATACacaagagagggaaaaataatGAGGGACAGCTGAAACTATTTTGCAAAGGCAAaggcaggaaataaaacaaaacatagcACAAGAAAGAAACTCTTTCTtgtgaaaacaggaaataactaaaCTAAAAGAGAAAACTATGACATTGACATTAAGGCCgaaaatgtaatttgtttgaaaaaatTTGAATGCAACCACAGACTGTATATAACATGAACATAGTCTCCGTAACATCACTCATAGGTTTCTGTAGATCCCGTGTGAAGATCAGTGTCAGTTGCTCTGGCTGTGGTCATCTTGGCAGtgtctgactccaccaaactcctggCTCATCCAAAAACAAGTGGTGCTGCTCAAAGTGGTCATGCCCATAATtgtgcataactttaagccttgaTATAATTGAAATGAGTTAGTTATATAAATATTCACCCCTGTACAGTTGTCTTGCACAGGGAAACTAGcaacagagagcaaaacagattTTGTCCAGGGCTGTAAACTTGTCCTTATATGGCGTTTATGGGGATTGACTCCCTcttggagccagcctcaagtggtcatttgaggaactgcagtttttggcacttctgcGTTGACTTTTTTCAGCCTCTGAGATTGCTGCTTGACTGGAACCTATCCCATGTCTGATCGTTGTTGGTAATTTCAGCATGGCTTTGCTCACTCTGGTGctccttcattttcatttttagttgAGTTTACTGATAGGTCAACAGGGCAAACTGATAGTGGATTTTGAGAATGCGCGTTGCAGTGCCAAAGGGCAAACTGCTCCTTCAAATGGTGTGTTTGAACTGACTAAATTCTGAACAGGTCATTACTGTGAGAATACAAAATTTTGTCCCATGTTTGAATGAaagtttcctgtctttatgccaAGTTTAGCAAAGCGAATCATATCCCAGTTCCTCCATACTCAccaccacacagacatgagacaaaTCAATCTTGTCATCTCATTGTTGGAAAGAATGCACAAAATAAGCACACagacatatatacagtatatgtatgtgtgtatatatactgaCCTGGCTGAACTTCCGTGACTCCAGGCCCAACACTTTCTACAATCCCAGCTGCCTCGTGGCCAAGGACTACTGGGAAGCCATCTTTTTGATTACTGTCCAAAAGTTGGTACAGGTCCGTATGGCACACTCCAGTTGCCACAATCTGCACCGAAGAGAGTAACCAAACAGTGAAAGCACAAAGATGACTAAAGGGACAAGCTTATGATGAGTGTTCACTTTCAGTGGGCTCAGTAGTATCAACACTTCCACATTACTTTgacacttttattttgtgttaataACAATACCTTGATGCGGACTTCGTCGGCCTGTGGTGGGGCTACCTCAATCTCCTCAATCACCAAAGGCTTGTTGGGCTCCCAGGCCACTGCTGCCTTGCACTTGATGACCTGGCAGGCAGTGACACCATGCAAGTTTATGATACAGTATATTGTAATTTATATGTACAGATGTGcagtgtatttgtgcattttatttgcatGGGGACAGGAGACAAGCTAGGGAGTAGGTGACTTTGGTCCCAGCTAGGGGAGCTTTGTTGTTGGTCTGACCCTTATTTGATTAACTTCAAAGTGTGACTCAAATTTATTACAATATATTTCAGTGACCCAgagtggacagagagacagatatatGAACAGAAATTAGGAGACAGCTAGCTAGCGAGCTAAGTTTGGTTTTATTCAAATGCCATTGCTTATACCAGTCTTCAGTAAATATTTACACAACAAATCATACCAAGTTTGGATGTTACTGTGTTACATGGCAGGGGAGAAAcaatcttttcttcttttgttatTGCTGCTCATACCCAGAGGTATGCCTATCAAAAAGTAATAAACATTTGGATGATATGATGATTTGAGCATGAGCAATAAAAAGTGATATCTTGAATCACTTTTTATTGCTCATGGTTTGAAAATGGAGTTTTGTTGGTTGGTCAATTTGTAAACCAAATGGTCTGTTACTGTCACATTCAAATTTCTTGAAGAGTTGAAGGTACCAGTAAAACCTAAAGAACACACTATTATTTTGGATGCAGTTCTCAAAGGTTCTCTTCAGTTTTTAAACAATTCTAATCTGACAGAAAGTAATATTGTCAGCACATTAGTAACTCTCATTATAATTGGAGAACTTGATATTCAGAATAAACTCTGCAGTAACAGACAAATCAGAACTGCTTTGGATTGCTGTAGTTCTTATACCATGGGTGATTTACAGTGGAAAAAGGACTGTTGTATTACACCCATCCACACTCCAGCAACTGAATAATCCTTGCATGCACAAATGTTAACTGAATCCAATATAGAAGCACATCCAAATGAATATTCATGTAAATTGTATTAATAAGAtactgtttcattgttttttaatgttttgtttcattatcATTTATAAGACATTAATTTTCAGTCTGTCAACataaaaagatcaaataaatATGAGTGCCCACACATTGATTAATACTTACCTTACCAGCTGTGGCCATGTTTGCTGCAAAGATGAGAATAAAAAAGTGAGAGAGGAGTTATATCaggactgcagctgcaggacaggAGTGCAGAAGGGACGACAAGTGATCATGAACTTGGGTTTATATGTTAGAGCACTATAATACATTTTGGCAGATGTTCAGATGGGCAGGGACTTGTTATCCATTCCCAGTGACTCAAATCTCGGTGAGAGATAAGTGACccttgcacattaaaaaaacagcaatcaCCGCAACTGAATGTAAATCGCTTTTTACAGCAAAATAGTTTTTGAATAAAAACTAGAAACAGTTTGCCGTGCTCTGTTCAGCACATTACCAGTCATTAAAATGGCAAATTGTTGCATATatgcttcagtttttgtaaaGATTCAACAAGATATAGCCTATGAATCAGTAAACTGTAGAGGTGTCAGTTAGGTGGATTTTGATccctttggacagagacaggttAACTATTTCCAATTGCATCCACTCTTCATGCTGACCTTAActgaccagctgctggctcttGCTCAATTGTACTGACATGAGGGTGCTAtagatcttctcatctaacttaaggcaagaaagcaaaaaacatatttcccaaaactcTTCCTTTAACACAGTTTGGCAATGATGAGAGTGAAAATGTCATAACAAGACTTACAGGAAAGTTATACTTTACATTGGTTGGCACAGTGACCCAAAAGTTAATAGTGGCAAGAGATGGATACTGCAATACTTAAAATCTTTCGTGCACTGAGGCCCCTTAAAAGCATTCTGACTAGAAACATTACAAATTTGCATGACTTGTGTACAGCCCAGGACAGGAGTGCTCCTCAGCTAAAACCATCCAGGACAACATTACTCCCCACCTACAGAGCATCAATGACATCGGTGAGCTGAGTTGCCTGTGTAGTGCCCAAAGGATAGGAAAAGACAACAGCatgttcaccctgctgctctctgccaaGCGATACAGGAGTATTTGCTGTCCTACcaccagaccacagagcagctttttAAACTCATTCTGTGTATTCCAtagtttttttttggtgtagCATAAAGGGGGTACAACTGGCATTTTGTGGTGCAACCCTGTGTTGTAGAGTGAAAACTAAATGAACCTTGAACTTTGAAAAGAAACTTGGACTCTGACCATGTTGCAATGGAAGGTGGTTGGTTATGGTTGGTTATTAGAGGCAGACTTACTACAGCCAACTCCCAATAATTCATTGTTTACTCTATTCAGTTTGCTTGTCTGGTTTTgacattctgtcttttttgacAATGAGCAAACATGAACTTTTACTGCACAAAACCTTCTTGCCACTGAGTCAGGCAATTCAAAAAGAACAACTCTGGTTAGAGCAGTGAGTAGcagtaaatgaaaacagagaccTGCACGAGTCAGTGAGCTAAAAGACACTGAAACGCTGGGTTATAATTCTTGGTGGTTCATTCATACTCATGATCCCGTTTATATACAAGTAATCATGTGATCCACTGCTAATACAACAGTTTTGATTATCGCAACTTTATTGCTTGTAGGCTCATTACACAGGCAAGCTAATGGAGGGGGTATTTCTTATACTTCTGCTCATGTTTTTGgctttgaaaaataatgaaatgaccCTCCAAACTCTTTGTGTACAGAGTATCTAAACCATGGAGGGGCCAAACAGCACTTCTCATTTTGATGTGCTACATAGATAACCTTTACAATCAGAATTATTATCAACCACACAAGATTCATTTGTCAATAGATTAAACCTTCATTGCACGTGAGACTAGGAGTAAATTTTACaattacacagaaaatatgtAATTGCTCAATTGAAACGCTGGTTCAAAAAGTACAGCTGCCTCTATGGTGAGATTAATGTTGCCCACATATATGTGATGACACAGCAAGTCAGGATCAAGTCAGACACAAATTTGACCGGCAAGCTTGGTGCAGCAAATGTCTCAAAAAGCTTATTTTCCGAACTGGTGGTTGTGCAGTGTGCCCAGGGTAGAGATTTAAACAAGTCTTTGGGAGGATTGATTATCATATTGTACATTATTGGGTGTGTTAGGAGTTGGTTCAGGTCCTGTAGCAGTCATAGCTAATCATATTGGCTATTTTTATTGTCCCAAAAAGCTGTGGACTCACCCCACCAGGACAGTTTGGTTCATAGAGGCTGAGAGTCCTGTTATGTTTAGGCAGGATTTGTACCCAATAGCAGACACGTGGACAGGGGGCAAGGGTAAAATAGGAATTTACTGAGTTGATAATGAAGGGAGACTCCAGGTATGCTGGAAACTCGTAGCTGGGAGTCCTGGTAATAGTAGGTGGGGCACTGAGGTGCAGAGCACAGAGCTTGTGTGGTGTGAGTACAGCGTTGAAGGCACGTGGCGGTGGAGGCACAGATGAAACTACGTGGTGACTGGTTGTGGACTAAATGTAAACTTCTACTCATAGGTGGCACTTGTGAAGCGGCCAACTGTACCgctaagcagcagaaacaatctggcaacaagtcctctgcagtccagtctttatgctgtgcttgattgtgatgagtctcAGCTGTGTGGGAGCCAGCTcccaagccacctggagaaccacatCAAGCCTCTGCCAagaaaggacacacaggaccaaaccccacacctctccacagtacacaagaaaataaTAGAATTTTCCCAAACCACCACACATCTTAAGTTGTCATATAAAGATACTGTCTCCTTTTtaattttattcacattttgaaAGTCCAGAGGTGGGCAGTTTTCTGTGCCTAATAGTGCACGATTTATAGAAAATCACAATGACTCAAACAATAAAATAACTGCAGTTATAAATAACAGTAAATCAATTCATAGAGGAaaatgttctgttgttttatcaAATGAGCCAGAGTCCTTGTCtagggtttgggtcgtcggggcccccgcccacgactgcgACCCATaacgcaaagcaccggccccttctggtccttcctgtgggtggtgggcctacgggaaggcgggcccacgtcgctccttcgggcttTGCCCCGCTGGGTACagtgggcaaagacccggccaccaggcgctcgcctgtgagccccaaccccaggcctggctccagggtggggccccggtgacgccaatctGGGCGACGTCAACGTCCTTGTTTTTTCGGCTTCCATAGGGGcttttgaaatgacaaaacTTGAGATTCCACATGCAACAAGTCACAAGTGCTCTGCAGAAAGTAGGAATACACATCGCAGGGGTTGTGTGAACtcaaaaaatgtgttcaatGATTGTTATTGACCATCTATCGACTATTATAGATGCTATTTCAATTTGATGATGAATACGTgattacagcaaaacaaacacagttgcGATTCTGTCAGTGGACAAATTTACCTgtagaaattaaaaatgtgagGTTGCGTTGCTACTTTTGTCAAATGAAGTAGAAAGAGATGACATAAACAATTGTCATACTATAGCTACTACAGCCTGTGTTATTCTTTTTGGGAGGCTGGTACTAAGTGTGCAAGGCTGAATAAAAGTAACCACCGTAAATCCAGTGAGTTCAAATCTGCTGAATTAGCTATTGTCTTCCCAAGACAACAATAATGATTTTAGAAAAAGTGGATCCAAAAAACAGAGCAATCATGAGCTCTCCTTTCAACATTAGCTGTGATTATGTAGTTATATGGTTTCATATAATTTCATTTAGTGTGTCTCCTGTTTAACTGCAATATATATTTCTTAAAACCAGACAGAAGCACTGCTCAGTGACAAAACCGGCATCTCATTCAGGCAGAATAATTACACTTTCTACCAAGTTAAGCAAACATTGATGTAATGAAGCAGGTTTGAGTAAACCTGAGTTAAAATTATGTGAATGCAGATTCACAGAGCATTcagagacatgacagacaaTGCTGTAGACACGTAAATGCTGTTTCTATGACCCACAATACAATaaaaccacaacacaaacaaggaAACCAGAGAGGCCATCTGTTCAGACAATTTATTTTGCCCTATGAACACTTCCCGTGTTTAACTTTTAGTGAACAGTGTATATTGTGTATTATTTGATGAATCTCCTTATTCTGAGCATTGTATTATTTGTATGAATGTAACTGTGAGAGAGTGGTAAATTACTGCCTTGGGGTCATCGACTGCATCACAGTGGTCTCATTGTGGAGAAACATTCAGGACCGTCCGGATGCTGTGAAACAAAGTAACTGAGAAGTGAGCAGACCTGCACCTATTCATttatctgtgttgttgttgagtcATGAATGGTTTAGAAAGTATTTAGAAAAGGAAACCTACCATTTTCCGTGCTTCATCAGTTCAATGGCATCATTGACCTGGTCCAAAGTCATGGTATGAGTGATGAACTCATCCAGCTTCAGCTTCTTGTCCAGGTAAGCTTTAACCATCTGAGGCACACCATCTTTACCCTTAAAGTCTTAGTCACAAATTAATCAGAATAAGAGCATTCAGTCTTTTCCAGCATACAAATAGCTATGAAATCACAGAACACAAGCCCCCAGCCATTTAGTTATGGTCACATTTGTCTCACCTCCAATTGAGGAGCCCTTCCATGTGCGTCCGGTAATGAGCTGAATGGGTCGGACAGAAACATCCTGCAAGTCTGTAAAGCCAACAATCACACTGACACCCCAACCTTGCACACAAGACTCCAAGGCACTGCGCTAGATggagaaacagcacaaagtttGTAACTAGAAGAATccagatttaaataaatgaaacagcacaaagctTGTAACCAGAAGAATccagatttaaataaatgaaactcaGCTCTTCAATAATTACTGCTTGCTTGAATAAGAGCAAGTGAGCTCAGTTGACTCTGATTGGAATAAAGGTTCCCATTGTAATGGTTAGGTGACACATCTTCATTATATTCTTGAAGCAGATGAAATCAAATCATCTTACCATGACTTCCACATTTCCAACACATTCCAGAGAGAAGTCCACTCCTCCGTCAGTCATCTCAGACAGCACTTGGCTGATGGGTTTATTGTGATCCTTGGGGTTCACAAAGTCAGTCGCACCAAACACCTTGGCCTTCTCAAACTTATCTGGATTGATGTCAACAGCGATAATCTTCTTGGCTCCTGCAGCCTTGCAGCCCATGACTGCAGCCAAGCCAACAGCTCCCAGGCCAAACACAGCACATGTGGAGCCTGGTTCCACctaaagaaaacagactttggTCAATGTGGCACTTTAGTTTGGACTTTGTAGTGCTCTATACAGTAAAAATCAATGGAAAGATTTTTGTGTCTCAGAATGAATGGTTACTCTTTCCGATAAGgaaaaaatttaaaatttaaGTCTTTAATGTCATAAAAAGTGTCAATAATATTGGCATTTTACACAAAATATCTCATTCCCTATGTGTGAATCTAGTGAATCTATTTGCAACAATCAAATAAACACACCTTAGCAGTATTAACTGCTGCTCCATATCCTGTGCAGACCCCACAGCCCAGGAGACAGACTTTgtccagaggagcagcagggtcGATCTTAGCCACAGCTATCTGGTTCATCACAATGTACTCAGAGAAGGTACCAGCTCCCAAGAGTGGCATCAAATTCTTGCCCTTACAGGTAAACCTGGTGGTTGGTGGTATCATCATGTCTTTCTGCATAGTGGGCCCCCTGAAACAAAATATGAGTGCTGCACTTTAGTCCTGTTAACAGGTTCACTGAGTGCTTGCAATTTAAGTACAAAGATCTGAAGTATCTGTCCTCTGGTATCATCAGATGACAATGAACAATGAAAAGTTGGGGATGAAGAAAAAATAGAGTAGATGGCAGGAGATGAGTACTTATTGAGCTCACCGTGCACACTGGTTGGTCTTTGGGCTCTTACAGAAGCGGCATTCTCTACACTGGGGCATGAGTAATGGGATAACTTTGTCtcctgaaagacaaaaacaaagccatgTGACAGTCAGAATTGAAATTTAGGCCATTTACCATGAGGTAAATGCTCATCCTGCAGAAAATTGACATTTCTAATTTGTCTTATTGAGAGCACAAGAGGATGCTACACAGTAGTGGTGGTTTGTCAATAGCTGTGTTATTGTTAACTTCCACTTTCCAAAACCGGAAACTGGATAACATACAGCAAAATAGATAAATTTAATAGTTTCTGCAAACTATTATGAAAGCCAATTTGCAGTATGCATTGCCAGCTAGCTTCCTGAAATTCCATCAAGCGTGGCCAGTAGGTTGAATGGCAGCGCCAACACCTACGTCAGGACGTGGTTAGGCCTCCCTTGCTGCTTCTCAGACCCAGGACTCTTTGGCaagaacacactgcagcttccGCTCAAGTCTGTAAATCTTAGGTACAAGCAGGAGACGGCGCGTCTTGTCTTCGAGCTGAAGGGGTCCATTGAACAATCAAtaagcagtgcagcagtggatGTCCGCACAGGGCATAAGTGGAGGGCCCAGGCAGAGGTGGACCAAGCCATCAGCAAGCTGCAGCATTAAGAGGTCCTGGGTAGAGTCCAGGAAAGCCAGGCAGGGCTGGACTTGGCTGGGGAGATCCAGTCAAGTTATGGTTCAAAGCCTCCAAGAAGCAAAGGAAGACCATGGTCATGGAGGAAGTCTCATGAGCAAGAGCCCTACCTCGTCAAGGCCGTGTCCCACAGCAAACAGAGAGCGTGGACCCGATGGGAGGACACTATCTACAGGGTCATAACCTGGGGGGACATTTGGTGACCCCTGCAAGCATCCCTCAGTTTCCCAGTGAGTGCAGCATATGATACCCTTCCTTGTCTGCAAAACCTCTCTCAGTGGTTTGGGAGCAAAGACAGGTGCCCCCTGTGTGGGAAAAGCAAGGCAGGCCTCCAGCACATCCTGTCATCATGTGAAGTTGCACTGGCTCAGGGGCGCTTGACATGGCTGCACAACCAGGTCCTGAGGA
This window of the Chaetodon auriga isolate fChaAug3 chromosome 14, fChaAug3.hap1, whole genome shotgun sequence genome carries:
- the LOC143331650 gene encoding alcohol dehydrogenase 1-like, with protein sequence MATAGKVIKCKAAVAWEPNKPLVIEEIEVAPPQADEVRIKIVATGVCHTDLYQLLDSNQKDCFPAVLGHEAAGIVESVGPGVTEVQPGDKVIPLLMPQCRECRFCKSPKTNQCARGPTMQKDMMIPPTTRFTCKGKNLMPLLGAGTFSEYIVMNQIAVAKIDPAAPLDKVCLLGCGVCTGYGAAVNTAKVEPGSTCAVFGLGAVGLAAVMGCKAAGAKKIIAVDINPDKFEKAKVFGATDFVNPKDHNKPISQVLSEMTDGGVDFSLECVGNVEVMRSALESCVQGWGVSVIVGFTDLQDVSVRPIQLITGRTWKGSSIGDFKGKDGVPQMVKAYLDKKLKLDEFITHTMTLDQVNDAIELMKHGKCIRTVLNVSPQ